From a region of the Cataglyphis hispanica isolate Lineage 1 chromosome 24, ULB_Chis1_1.0, whole genome shotgun sequence genome:
- the LOC126858101 gene encoding ejaculatory bulb-specific protein 3, protein MKVLALLLIAVACALADDQYTTKFDNIDLDSILKSDRLLKNYVNCLLEKGSCTPDGKELKEHLPDALETGCSKCSEKQKSGSEKVIRFLVNKKPETWEQLKKKYDPTGEYSHKYEDEFEKHNIKA, encoded by the exons ATGAAG GTTTTGGCTCTACTTCTCATCGCGGTAGCTTGCGCTCTAGCGGATGACCAATACACGACGAAATTCGACAATATCGATTTAGACTCGATCCTGAAGAGCGACCGTCTGCTCAAGAACTATGTGAATTGCCTGCTGGAGAAGGGAAGCTGCACGCCCGATGGCAAGGAGCTCAAAG AGCACCTTCCGGACGCGCTGGAGACCGGGTGCAGCAAGTGCAGCGAGAAACAAAAGAGCGGCTCCGAGAAGGTCATCCGGTTTCTAGTTAACAAG AAACCAGAAACATGGGAACAACTTAAGAAGAAGTACGATCCTACTGGCGAATACTCTCACAAATACGAGGATGAGTTCGAGAAGCACAATATAAAagcatga